Proteins encoded together in one Paracoccus sp. SMMA_5_TC window:
- a CDS encoding PaaI family thioesterase → MDELDRRIRTSFDRQTMMQTLGACLDAIAPGRVSIRAPILPLARQQHGAGHAGLAFSIGDSAAGYAALTLLPPEAEVMTVEMKINLMAPAVGDSLLAEGRVIRAGRRITVVAADVWALTAQGRKHIALLQGTMIPV, encoded by the coding sequence ATGGATGAACTCGACCGTCGTATCCGCACCAGTTTCGACCGTCAGACGATGATGCAGACGCTCGGCGCATGCCTGGATGCCATCGCCCCCGGCAGGGTCAGCATCCGCGCGCCCATCCTGCCCCTGGCCCGCCAGCAGCACGGCGCCGGTCACGCCGGTCTGGCCTTCAGCATCGGCGACAGCGCCGCGGGCTATGCGGCACTGACGCTGCTGCCGCCCGAGGCCGAGGTGATGACGGTCGAGATGAAGATCAACCTGATGGCCCCGGCCGTGGGTGACAGCCTGCTGGCCGAAGGGCGGGTGATCCGCGCCGGCCGTCGCATCACCGTTGTTGCTGCCGATGTTTGGGCGCTGACGGCGCAAGGCCGCAAGCACATCGCCCTGTTGCAGGGAACGATGATCCCGGTGTGA